In Candidatus Dependentiae bacterium, the sequence ACGTTCCTTGTGATGGCGTTTGCAATGAAGCAGGATCTCTAAGCGGAATCGGCGTATATGGACGAACACGATTTTGCTCCAGCTTTGATCCTCCCGTTAAACTTGCACTAAAAGGAATCCAATTATCTGGCAAAAATCTATGTACAGAACCACCACCAGTCAGCGCAACAGCTCCAACAGCACGAGACAAGGCAAGACGACCCATCACCCGAACGGTAGGCGCAGGAACAGAAATTCTTCTTCTTGTTTCAAGAGAACGAGTGAAAACGGTTTCATCCAAATATGCTGAATAATCTCGTTCTGCTTTTTCCCGAATATTTTCAAATTCTTTTAAATGATACGCAGTCCACAAATCACCCATCAAATCAGAAAAAAGCGAAGGCGAGCGACTCGTTATAACATCAATTGGGTTTTCAATTCCACTTGAAGATAAATCGGTTCCCTGCCGAATAGAAAATTGTGTTGAAGCAACACGAATTGGACTTGTGGTAACAATAATATTTTTTCCAGAAATAAATGAACGCTCGCCCGCGATAATCGATTTATCTTTCAACAAATCCAAAGTAACTTGGTCATTAATAAAGTTAATACCAGCATTTCCACCAACAGAAGTTAACGTACAAAAACCATCCCCAAGAGTTACTCGCGGAAGATCTGAGCCCGTTTGCAATGCAAACATAATATTTAAAATATTTTCAGGAGCTAACCCAAAAAGAACACTTCCACTTAACGTTAAATTATTGTTAAGTAGAACAAGTCCAGAATCCCTACCGTTAACCATCAAGCTCATATTTGTATCTCGAGTAATATCGATAACTGAAACACCATCTAACCCTACAACACCAACAATTCGATTGTCATAGGCATCTGTTGTAAACGAATACTGAATATGCTCAATACCAATTAATTCAACGTCTTCAAGCATTAAGGTGTTTGATCTAATGTTAAATTGAAACCCTTCATCAGCCGGAGCCAATATTAATTTTTTTCGTCCACCATTTCCGCGAATTCTTAAAATATCCGTACGACCAATCATCGTAAAAATACCCGTAGAAAGAGTCGTGTTTTGATCTAACTCAATTAAAACGTCATTTGATATATTAAGACGAGCTCCTGTCGGCACATTTAACACCCCATTTGTGATCCGCATTAAATTCAAATTTCTAATCGTTAACGTAACTCCAGAAGGAACATTTAACTGACCAACTGAACCACGAGCAAACAAAATAGATGTTCCACTTCCGTCAAGAACCGCACTTCCCCCATACGTAATAAATTGATTTGTTCGAAGACTTAGGTTTTCAGTCAAAACAATATCGTCAAGAACATCACCATTTAACAATCGACGAGATGCTCCAGAGGTAACCTTATCCATATCTGTCATAACACGTAACAATCCTTGATTGTATTTTTTTACAAACAACGAATCGTTCCCTTGAAAAAGGGTCAATCCCGTTGTATCTGATGAATCTAGCCATAATGTGCAGGCATCAACCATCAATCTTCCTTGAGTGCTTACAAACAACTCATTTTCTTTTATTGAAAAAACAGAATCTGAATTTACATACCACGTACCCGACGTAAGTGTAATAGTTTCTGCAAGGCTTAAGGTTGAGTCTGAAAAAAAAGCCGTTGAAGTTGGAGTAAGACTCAGGGTGTTTTGCTTCATATTTCCAATTTTTACACCATTCATTTTAACAACAGCGCCCGTACGAAGATTTAAAATCCCCAAGGCTCTTGTATCAAGAAGACACCCTCCGCCTATAATGTTTGTTTCGCCCTCAAAATTCCAGGTTCCCGTAAGCTTTGTCGACCCAGAAAGCTCAAGCGTATGAACATTTTTAAATGTTAAACCCGTATTCCATTGATCAGCTGTCCCCGAAAACCTCAAAGAGCCTGCTCCTTGTCCATCGACAGTTCCCGGCCCAACCAAATATCCTTCATATCCAAAGGAAAGGTCTGAGTCCAAAATTAATGTTCCACCATTCAAATAAATTGGTTTACTTATAACAGTTCCAACAGCCAGCGTAAGAACCGCAGAAGAATTTTCAAGAGTTACCGATTGCTGAAAATACGCATTTCCCTCAATTCGATTATTTTGATTTCTAACCAAAACAGCACCTGAAATCGGACCAAATGTTGCAGACATCCGAGTATTTCCACCCAAAACAAATTCACCTGATGTTAATTGAGTAAAATTACCATACAGCCCAACAGCAGTCGTTCCTGATTCATGAACATATCTACCATCTTCCGTAACTCGAATTTCACCATAAACAGTCGCTCCTTCTTCTTGCGTAACCGTTCCTCCAACAACCTCAAACACCCCTGAATTTAGAAATAATTTTGATCCTGCATTTAAATTCATCGTTGAATAGGGCGAGGAAAAGTTAAAAGGCTTTGCGGTAGGCTTATTATTAAAAACCTTATTCAAAAGATCTTCCATCGCAAGATGAGAAGGCGAAGGCAACGCGTGCGATGAGGTATAAAATGGCTTACGCGAAAAATACGCCCCAGAATCTCCACTCAAAAAAATAAGTCCAACCCACAGTAATACTAAGTAAACACGCATACAAATTCCCCTCTCAACGCGAAAATTGTGCTCGACAGCACACGCAGAGAGTACGAATATGACTAAAAATCAGTCAATAATTGAGGTAGGGGAAACTATTCCAGCAATCCTGGTTCTATCTGAGATTCAAGAATTGAACCATTTAAACACTTTACGTCATACGCCCGTTGAGAAAATTTTGTTGAAACAACTTTATATAAACTTGTTTCTCTGTAATGAAGCAGCACTGATTGATCCTGAGCAACACCAGAACAAATCTCTCCAGACAAAAGATATTCATGATACAACGGCCTTCGATCACTCTCATCGTTGTAATGAGGACAATTACTTCCCGGTAAAAAACCAAGGCATTCTAAAACAGTTAATTTATGAGGAAGCGAATCTGTTATTCCTTGTTCAAACCAACACAATGATCCAGCACTCGTTCCAGAAAGAACAATTCCTTTTTCCCAGGCCTTACGTAAAATAAGATCCAATCCCCACATGCGCCACAACGCAAGCATGTTTTTAGTATTTCCACCACCAACATAAATAAGATCATGCTCCAACACAAAACGTTCTAAGTCTATGTTTTTTGGCAAGCTAAACAACGATAAATGTCGAGGAATACAAGGCAACTGATTAAACGTTTCATAAAAAAGAGTTATATAATACGGTCCATCGCCAGATGCCGTTGGAATAAAAAGAACTTTAGGATTTTGCTTACCAGTTTGCTCAAGTAAATAACGCTCTACTGCAAATCCTACACGCGAAAAACCAGCACCACCAATTGCTATAATTGTTTTTGTACTCATTTATTCCTCTGCAATTCAAATAATCGCTTAATTTCATCAACTGTTGTTACATCAATCGCTTGCTTATCATCTCGCGTTTGCATAATACGCGGAAATCGTAATGCATAGCCCAATTCGGTATCTGTTTTTCCCGCCTTGTGTAACGGCGAAATAGTAATTTCATCTGCCCTGACAACAACAACTATTTCTGGAACCACCCAAACATCAGGAGCGTGCTCACGGGAAACCAAAACATTTCCTGGTTTATGGTCAAAAGAAAAACGATCACAGAGTTCTTTAAGCCCTGCCCATTCAAGCTCCGTTGGACCACTGCCACATCGCGCAATCGACTCAAAAAGACACGAAGTCTGATTATACACACCCAAAAGAACAGCCCCAATGCCCAAAAGACTTCGGCTGCCCTTGCCGAAATAATAGCCCAACACAACTGCATCAACAGTATCTGCAAGCTCTCCGGTTTCTTTTCGTTTTAATTTTATCCAATTAAAATTTCGCTTTCCCGGGGTGTATGGCGTATCATTTCGCTTTACAACAATTCCTTCTAGCCCTTCAGAAATCGCATGCAAAAAAGATGCATCAACGTGTGCTCCAGACGAACAAACAACTTGCGATATCGGAGCAATCACATCTCCAGCTGGAATAACTTTTTCAAGAACTGCTCGTCGCTCATAATTTGGAAGGTCTATTAAACTTTTACCCTGAGCCCACAAAATATCAAAAACAAAAAATTTTAGCGGATGTGACTGCACAACATCTTCATCCAAATGCTTCCTGCCTCGCTTTGCCGTTTCCTGAAAAGGCAAAAAGCTTCCCGTATTAACGTCATAACAAATTGCTTCTCCCTCTGCAATTAAAGTTTGCTCTGGAATGGCTAAAACCGCTTGAGTAAGCTCTGGAAAGACATCTGATTTTTCTTGCAAATTTCGTGAAAAAAATTTCACAACAACTTCACCAGTAACATCTACAAATTTATGTACCTGCAAACGAAATCCATCTAACTTTGGCTGCGAAACACATTCTCCCAATTTATTAAAAATAGCTTCAGGATCTGACATGCGCTCAGCAGCTGCGGGTCTTACTGGAATGCCAGGGGTGATAACAATCGTATCCAATCCCTGAATGCCAAATAATTTTAATTGATACGTAATCAAACCAATGTCTGCACAAACATTAAACGCATCTTCTATTTTTTGAGAATATTTTTTCGATCCACACAGCATCCACGAAAGCGCATCAATAAAAGTCATCTCAGAAAAACCAAGTCGCAAAACCCCTAAAATAATTCTTATAATAACTTTTGATTCTTGCGCCGAACTCTCATCCAATAAGGATTTTAACAATGCAGCTTTTTTTTCCTTTGATGCAGATCCAGTTGTTTTTTCTATCGCAACAAGTGCATCATAAATCATCAAAATCGAACGCCCAGGCAAAGGCTCAATCCTTTTATGCGAAACACTAAAAGCCTCTGCCAAGTCCTTAGACGAACCAACTTTCAATCGCCACTCATTCGCATCAAGCACTAGCCATTCTGCAAACAACGGAGACAGCGTTTTTTCTGCCAAATTAAATGCGGTAGATTGATATACTGGATACAACATCCCTGAAATAAGGTATGAAACAAAACGAGCTTCTTGCGCGTCTAATGACACAAGAAGCCCTGAGAGAATCTTTGTTATTTCTGTTCTTCCGCTTTGGCTTTCTATTTTTTCAAACACTGCCACAAGATCAGAAAACAACATTAAATAACTCCGAAATAGATTTGGTAGCGACGCAGGGACTCGAACCCCGGACCTACAGATTATGATTCTGCCGCTCTAACCAGCTGAGCTACGTCGCCAAAAATTATTTAAAAACGAATCCAACAAGAATCGCGCTTATCAACAAGATAAGTAAACGCCGACTTCAAGAAAAGAACGCCTGATAACATGGTAGAAATTATACCAATAATTAAAGTAACTGCAAATCCTTTTATGCTTGGAGAGCCAAATTTTAACAAAATTAATGCTGTTAACATTGTAGCACCACTCGATTCGAAGATAACCTTCAACGCGCCAGAAAATCCACGAGTAACTGCATCATTAAAAGTAACCCCAGAAGCGAGCAATTCTTTAATTCGTTCGTAAATCAAAACCGAAGAGTCAATCGCCATACCAACACCAAGAACCATACCAACAATACCAGGAAGCGTGAGCGTTGCATTAAACGCAGACAACATCGTCAATGTAAGAAGGAAATTATAAACCAATGCAGAGAAAGCTAAAAGACCTGCATATCCATAATAAAAAAGACCAAAAACAAACAGCATGAACATAGAAAGCAGACAAGCAAACAGCCCCATTCTTAAAGCGTCTTCACCAAGTTCTGCACCAACCACGCTCTCTTGCTCCATCTTTAATGGTGCTAACAACGCACCAGATTTAAGTAAAAGCGAAAATTTTGCAATATGATCAAGCGTAAAGTTTCCAGTAATTCTATTATTCGCGCCAAGTTCCCCTTGAATACGAACGACAGAAATAACACGATTATCAATAATAATAGCAACGTCTTTACCAATGTTATCTCGGCTAAATTCACGAAGCTCTCGCGCTCCCTGCATATTAAGTCCAAACGCAATGCACGGACGGCCATCTTCACCATGGTCAAGTCGAGCACTGTCAATACGATCGCCAGTTAAATCAGGAAACACCGAAACCAAGCACCAGCCGACAGGAGAATCATTTTCCCCACCAAGCAAATCCGAGAAAGAAGGAACCATCATACGATCAACAGGAATAACTCCATCATATGCATCAAGAAGCTCTTCTTGTGTTCTTCCTTGTCGCTCAACTGACTTAAATTCAAGTCGAGCTGTTTTTGTAATTGTTGCTTTTACATCATCAGCAGAAGAAACCCCTGGCAACTGAATAACAAGACTGTGGCTTCCATGCTTAAAAATACTCAATCCACGAACGCTAAAGTTATCTAAACGCGCCCTTAAAACACCAATTGTTTGATCAACAGAAGTGGATCGCAACTCTTTTTCTTCAGTAGGAGAAAGGACAACTTTTACCACCGAGGCTTCAACCACAACAGCAAGCTCTTTAACTTGTTCTTTAATAAGATTTGCAAAAGCATTCGCGTCATCAACAGACTTAAAACTATACTCAATGCCAGCAGCAGAAAGATTTTTTTGTACCGGCTTAGAAACTTTTTTAACTTTTTTAAGAACAGCGTCAATGCGTTTGCCATATTCAGACAGCCTATTTTCAACTGCTTTATCAACATCAACACTATACACAAGACGAACACCACCTTGTAAGTCAATACCAAGATTTAATGAAGGAATTCTGAGGGATCGAAAAAATCGCTCATGCATGGGAGCATCAGAGCTCAAAAATTTATTTTTATCAAAAGAGACAAGAAATACTGTTGCTGCAAAAAAACCAACAATCCAGAGGTAAAAATCC encodes:
- a CDS encoding peptidase E, yielding MSTKTIIAIGGAGFSRVGFAVERYLLEQTGKQNPKVLFIPTASGDGPYYITLFYETFNQLPCIPRHLSLFSLPKNIDLERFVLEHDLIYVGGGNTKNMLALWRMWGLDLILRKAWEKGIVLSGTSAGSLCWFEQGITDSLPHKLTVLECLGFLPGSNCPHYNDESDRRPLYHEYLLSGEICSGVAQDQSVLLHYRETSLYKVVSTKFSQRAYDVKCLNGSILESQIEPGLLE
- a CDS encoding ATP-dependent DNA ligase — its product is MLFSDLVAVFEKIESQSGRTEITKILSGLLVSLDAQEARFVSYLISGMLYPVYQSTAFNLAEKTLSPLFAEWLVLDANEWRLKVGSSKDLAEAFSVSHKRIEPLPGRSILMIYDALVAIEKTTGSASKEKKAALLKSLLDESSAQESKVIIRIILGVLRLGFSEMTFIDALSWMLCGSKKYSQKIEDAFNVCADIGLITYQLKLFGIQGLDTIVITPGIPVRPAAAERMSDPEAIFNKLGECVSQPKLDGFRLQVHKFVDVTGEVVVKFFSRNLQEKSDVFPELTQAVLAIPEQTLIAEGEAICYDVNTGSFLPFQETAKRGRKHLDEDVVQSHPLKFFVFDILWAQGKSLIDLPNYERRAVLEKVIPAGDVIAPISQVVCSSGAHVDASFLHAISEGLEGIVVKRNDTPYTPGKRNFNWIKLKRKETGELADTVDAVVLGYYFGKGSRSLLGIGAVLLGVYNQTSCLFESIARCGSGPTELEWAGLKELCDRFSFDHKPGNVLVSREHAPDVWVVPEIVVVVRADEITISPLHKAGKTDTELGYALRFPRIMQTRDDKQAIDVTTVDEIKRLFELQRNK
- the secD gene encoding protein translocase subunit SecD gives rise to the protein MELQMKAKKSLFFGVPDFYLWIVGFFAATVFLVSFDKNKFLSSDAPMHERFFRSLRIPSLNLGIDLQGGVRLVYSVDVDKAVENRLSEYGKRIDAVLKKVKKVSKPVQKNLSAAGIEYSFKSVDDANAFANLIKEQVKELAVVVEASVVKVVLSPTEEKELRSTSVDQTIGVLRARLDNFSVRGLSIFKHGSHSLVIQLPGVSSADDVKATITKTARLEFKSVERQGRTQEELLDAYDGVIPVDRMMVPSFSDLLGGENDSPVGWCLVSVFPDLTGDRIDSARLDHGEDGRPCIAFGLNMQGARELREFSRDNIGKDVAIIIDNRVISVVRIQGELGANNRITGNFTLDHIAKFSLLLKSGALLAPLKMEQESVVGAELGEDALRMGLFACLLSMFMLFVFGLFYYGYAGLLAFSALVYNFLLTLTMLSAFNATLTLPGIVGMVLGVGMAIDSSVLIYERIKELLASGVTFNDAVTRGFSGALKVIFESSGATMLTALILLKFGSPSIKGFAVTLIIGIISTMLSGVLFLKSAFTYLVDKRDSCWIRF